A genomic stretch from Myripristis murdjan chromosome 12, fMyrMur1.1, whole genome shotgun sequence includes:
- the svopb gene encoding synaptic vesicle 2-related protein, translating to MSTRGKTTRITYRQWRDPEISVVSLRGAGDIAGHNDEDQCTDYEICTTTAGGHQSTLQCGSNQTQDNFTVEDAVEAIGFGKFQWKLSIVTGLCWMADAMEMMILSILAPQLHCEWRLSSFQLALITSVVFIGMGLSSSLMGNVCDKYGRKIGMTICMVWTMYYGFLSAFAPVYGWILVLRGLVGFGIGGAPQSVTLYSEFLPMKMRGTCIMLIEIFWAVGAVFEVLLAIWIMPTLGWRWLLGLSVTPTVVFVCLCSWLPESARFDVLVGNREKALATLKRIAADNGKSMPKGTLVANKQAERGRVRDLFTPQYRRTTLLLWFIWFANAFAYYGIVLLTTELFQAGDLCGVTQGAKIEPSCSLECKYLTLADFKDLLWTTLAEFPGLFITLLVVDRIGRRRSLALCFIMFSLCILPLFACIGRIALTIFIFAARAFITGGYQVAFVYTPEVFPTESRALGMGTSSGMARVGALLTPFVAQVLLRTSVYLTLSVYCGCCLLAAGASMLLPVETLGKGLQESSQMTGDMTRTCQSNGTACTLHTSYGSSNQED from the exons ATGAGCACCAGAGGCAAAACTACGAGGATAACTTATAGGCAATGGAGAGACCCGGAAATAAG CGTGGTGTCACTCAGAGGTGCCGGAGACATCGCGGGTCACAACGATGAGGATCAGTGCACAGACTATGAGATCTGTACCACGACGGCAGGAGGACACCAGTCCACACTTCAGTGTGGATCTAACCAAACTCAAG ATAACTTTACAGTGGAGGATGCAGTGGAAGCCATTGGCTTTGGCAAGTTCCAGTGGAAACTCTCTATCGTCACTGGCCTGTGTTGG ATGGCAGATGCCATGGAGATGATGATCCTCAGCATCCTGGCTCCCCAGCTGCACTGTGAGTGGAGACTGTCAAGCTTTCAGTTGGCTCTCATCACATCG GTGGTTTTCATCGGGATGGGGCTCAGCTCCTCTCTGATGGGGAATGTATGTGACAAGTACGGCAGAAAAATA GGTATGACCATTTGTATGGTGTGGACAATGTACTACGGCTTCCTCAGTGCCTTTGCTCCAGTGTATGGTTGGATCTTGGTCCTGCGGGGTTTAGTAGGCTTTGGCATTGGAGGAGCTCCTCAGTC GGTGACACTCTATTCAGAATTCCTCCCAATGAAGATGAGAGGCACCTGCATCATGCTGATTGAG ATATTTTGGGCAGTTGGTGCTGTGTTTGAGGTCCTTCTGGCCATATGGATAATGCCCACGCTCGGCTGGCGGTGGCTGCTCGGCCTGTCCGTCACACCAACAGTCGTCTTTGTTTGCCTCTGCTCT TGGCTCCCTGAAAGTGCTCGTTTTGATGTACTAGTAGGGAACAGGGAAAAGGCACTGGCAACATTAAAGCGCATTGCGGCTGACAATGGCAAGTCCATGCCTAAAGGAACCCTGGTCGCCAACAAACAG gCGGAGCGTGGAAGGGTCAGAGATCTGTTCACTCCTCAGTATCGCAGGACTACTCTTCTCCTGTGGTTTATATG GTTTGCAAATGCCTTCGCCTATTACGGGATAGTCCTGCTGACAACTGAACTGTTCCAAGCTGGAGATTTATGTGGAG TGACCCAAGGGGCCAAGATTGAACCAAGCTGTAGCCTGGAATGCAAATATTTGACATTAGCTGACTTCAAAGATCTATTGTGGACCACTTTGGCTGAATTCCCAG GGCTTTTCATAACCCTTCTCGTTGTGGACCGCATCGGCAGGAGGAGAAGTCTGGCATTGTGTTTCATtatgttttctctgtgtattcTGCCTTTGTTTGCTTGTATTGGGAG AATAGCTCTCACAATCTTCATCTTTGCTGCCAGAGCTTTCATCACAGGAGGATACCAAGTAGCTTTTGTTTACACACCAGAG GTGTTCCCTACAGAATCAAGAGCCCTAGGGATGGGAACAAGCAGTGGGATGGCCAGAGTGGGAGCTCTGCTTACTCCCTTTGTGGCACAG GTTCTGCTCAGGACATCTGTCTACTTGACTCTGTCGGTGTACTGTGGCTGCTGCCTGCTGGCCGCCGGGGCATCCATGCTTCTGCCTGTTGAGACATTAGGCAAAGGTCTGCAGGAGTCCAGCCAAATGACAGGAGACATGACAAGAACCTGCCAGTCAAATGGTACCGCATGTACTTTGCACACCAGCTATGGATCCAGCAACCAAGAGGATTAA